The Odontesthes bonariensis isolate fOdoBon6 chromosome 19, fOdoBon6.hap1, whole genome shotgun sequence genome includes the window TGTGAATTTTTGAGCTTCActtttttgcacatttacaaCAATATTTGTCAACTTAGAgatattttgaatatttaaatctaaatgttaaattTAAATGCTAAATCcaaatctaaatgttaaatctaaatctaaatgttaaatgtaaatctaaatgttaaatctgaatctaaatctaaatgttaaatctaaatgttaaatctaaatgtgaaatctaaatctaaatgtttCGGGTGAAACTAAGTATTTAGCTAATATGCAAAATCAAATGGCGGTAACAGAAAGTACCAAAATAAAAGATTGTGGAGGTCAGAGTGTGTTTATAgtggcctatatatatatatatatatatatatatatatatatatatatatatatatatatatgtgtatatatatatatatatatatatgtatatatatatatatatatatatatatatatgtgtatatatatatatatatatatatgtatatatatatatatatatatatatatatatatatgtatatatatatatatatatatatatatatatgtgtatatatatatatgtgtatatatatatgtgtatatatatatatgtgtatatatatatatatgtgtatatatatatatatgtgtatatatatatgtatatatatatgtatatatgtgtatatatatatatgtatatatatatgtgtatatatatatatatatgtgtgtatatatatatatatgtgtatatatatatatgtatatgtgtatatatatatgtatatgtgtatatatatatgtatatgtgtatatatatatgtatatgtgtatatatatgtgtatatgtgtatatatatgtgtatatgtgtgtatatatatatatatatatgtgtatatatatatatatatatgtgtgtatatatatatatgtatatgtgtgtatatatatatatgtatatgtgtatatatatatatatgtatatgtgtatatatatatatatatgtatatgtgtatatatatatatatatatgtatatgtgtatatatatatatatgtatatgtgtgtatatatatatatatgtgtgtatatatgtgtgtatatatatatgtgtgtatatatatgtatatatgtgtgtatatatatatatgtatatatgtgtgtatatatatatatatatatgtgtgtatatatatatatatatgtgtgtgtatatatatatatatgtgtgtgtatatatatatatatatatatatatatatatatatatatatatatatttatatatgtatatatacatatacatattcaATAAAGATtttgcacatttgaaaacgcgaggcgcttgagagcaaattcattcgactttgcaaaataaaattgcaccactagatgggggaagaaattacataatgtccctttaagaaagatacttatttatttagttgattatgtattaaagtgaattcctgaataataatttgttttccatgtgttcatgtcactaaaaaaaatatgcatctaattcaattcaggttcgagttaaatagttaaaaaatcgtttcactcacaaaaaaaaaaatcatcaggcCAGGAAGGGAGACGGCAATCGGGTCGGCCGGCCCTTCTAATGAGGGGTCCCTTACTTCCACAGTTCTGATAACAGCGTTCTTataacggtctgtccgaaagcggctattgtcttaatgtagtaaaatgatttaagttgatggtgttccactgactcagatgagatttatgggatattgcacacagtggctgtcggtctacagagttattattacatttttttctgaatttgatcaaaaagctacaaatatgtgaccttagtgggtctttaaagaagcgttttaaagttcacagggatttaaataaaaagcacagtaatgagtttaatggaatgtgactggatggttaaaaactgtgcagaaaggttatcaagagaagaagaaaagtgggtgtggtttaacacgctgcacgccacagctggatcttatcgtatgtgctggcagttgcagagtccatcagtcggaccagaatggagcagaaccaggagcagaaccaggagctgaaccaggagctgaaccaggagcagaaccaggagctgaagttggagctgaaccaggagctgaaccaggagctgaaccaggagctgaaccaggagctgaagcaggagctgaagcaggagcagaaccaggagcagaaccaggagctgaagcaggagctgaagcaggagctgaagcaggagctgaagcaggagcagaacctggagcagaacctggagcagaacctggggcagaaccaggagctgaaccaggagcagaaccaggagcagaaccaggagcagaagcaggagctgaaccaggagcagaacccctccaccaggaacagagccggctcatcctctgggtccaccgggccacaggtcagtgtggaggagctttttattttatttcttatttatttggttaggactctgcacattaacaacatatcagcaaagcatccatgtaaatatgccggagttagcacagttgctacatttcatccgttgtcctcaggcaggtatcataaaaacatacagacaatacaccatgacaaaaaactaaagaacaaagaaacagaaaatctttagaaagattcacatcaaagttaaagggacagttcgcctcttctgacatgaagctgtgtaacatcccatatcagcaacatcatttctgaacatcttcttcccccctgctgcgtcctgtgagcagagttccagcctcgttttggtgttgatgaaagtagtccggctagtttgctaaggtcccgaaaataaagcgttttgcttctcaaaacaatatgcgttccaaagagtaatacatttgcatcacaaaaccctccctccagaaaaagtcagagctcacatcgcttggccctattttctctcccttcgtatcactgcctgctgtgtaaaccgtgcagaccgaagtgcagcccgagcactcccctgcttccgagcagcaaacaccgtaacagctgcggctatcgctaggtggctgttagcattgatatgaagggaggcaaaagtAGTGAGGGATACTCCATCATACTTAGCTgccttccctctaatttttcatgtgtctgggcaaacacaccagctccctgagcacactgaggagcactgtgagcagcatcagatgtgcacgctgtggccacacacctgtatcacacctgttcaacccCCTGGATCATAGccagttacatggcttattaaaagaatcaaatcacagcagcagttttcattagtttacttttaataaaagcgatttggcccacttaaaatgaaaaagacaaatatcttgttgttcatgagatgtgtagtatgttatctgttatatgtgagagtcatgcttgcagccttgttttgcagagtagacctttctcactcgaaaaagaaaaaatctgacccagtttcagcgcttgttcttctgtttgcactcagacagccattccatcctaaaagaaccccATTTCTTCTTTACTTTGGCccggtgagtggatgtgtcgctggcgctgcccgttcgtttcgccatgataaggggttgcgtctcactgttagctagctaacctgcacggcgcgtatgggcagggcacatatgcaagcaccatcaatgctctgactggctgcatagcgtaagtaagccgtatcattggctgaacacctgtcactcactgcgttatattgaaaaatggtacagaaaaacacagtattggtctaattaattacATTAGATTAGGTCAAGTATTAGATATGAATTAATACATTTATggtgaatttattttatgagctgcatagattttcttgtgcgctgagactGTGCGAGCAGATTTCCTCCCGGGCTGACAATAACTGACAGTAAAAGTTATAGCAACTGCAGCTgctataaaacaaaacaaacaaacaatatatatatataaaataataaatgaaataattaattaaataaaattcagctgtaagctaaactaaaaaggtaggtcttgagcctttttttaaaaacatcaacagtctctgcagcctgaggttctctggcaggcgGTTCCACAGACgaggtccataatagtggaacaacgtctcaccataagtttttgttctaactttaggaacaactaaaaggccggtaccagaggacctcagggtccgcgagggctcataatttaaaagcagatcagatagataagaaggcctaagaccattaagacatttataaacaactaaaagaaccttaaaatcaaccCTGAAACGcacggggagccaatgcagcgattttaaaactggtgtaatgtgttcccgccctctggtcctcgtcagcacacgtgcagctgaattctgtattaattgtaggtaatgaatactttttttgggaagaccagaaagcagggcattacaataatctattctactagaaataaaagcatgcatcagctcctccgtgctggcaagagagagaaatgggcggactctggcaatatttttaagatgataaaatcctgtctttgttacatttctaatatgttggataaaatccagctcagagtcaaaaagaacacccagattttttacatgttgagaagatttaaagttttgtagtttgggtaaaatgatctctctcttgtcttcaggaccaataattaaaacttcagtcttgccctggttgagctgtaagaaattctctgccatccatgactttatatctaaaatacagtttaaaagaacgttaactggttctaggtcatcaggagacacggcgatgtaaagctgtgtatcatcagcatagctgtgAAAACTGATGCCATGTCTCCTGACGACATCCCCAAGCTGCAGCATGTCTAAAGACAAAGCGTGATCGTGCCTTTGAGGTAGTGGCTCCAACTCTTTGGaactctcttcctctctgtctacGGTCTGCAACTTctttagacattttcaaaaagaatctgGTCCCACCTATATAAAATACCTTTTATCTGTTCTTAAAGTGCCCATCTGCTCTGTAGCCTCATGCTTTTCTGcatttactgtgttttcttatgtgtgtatatgaaatGTTGACTTGCATCGTATTGTGAAACactttgtgaattttattttctgtgaaaggtgctatacaaatacatttattattattattattattattattgttatctaAGCGAGCCTCAATGTCGTTATTTTTCAGAATATTAGACcttctagattttggatttcctcattcaggaattgttgctggcttttgggtatgaagtagaactggtgacctctggtggatgccattaaatgcttcctcttaatttTCCATGAGCACAAGATAAAATTGTGATCTGACAGGCCAGATAATAGATTAAAAGTCTTACAGAGTCTTTCAGGATTATTAGTAAATATAAGatcaattgttgtatttgacgtattagttattcttgtcgctccttttataatttgtctcaaattgtaatttttttcctgacttgatgttccagttgatattaaaatcagcgagtaggatgatttccttattcgagttgcagtgatttaagattgtctgaagatgatcataaaacacatcctttgctgaggttgatccacacaaatcacagtaaaagacattgcagagcagagtgatgcatttagaccagtacactcagcgttaacgtctttaggccaccttattagttcatgttgaaacttctctctgacagattaatactcccccaccccgccctgcttctctagcctttctaaatacattatatcCTGGAATGCTGCTAGttgctgtagatgatgatgaatgtgtcaaccaactttcagatattccaagtatatcaatattagagtcacttaataaatgttccatttgcttagtttgtgtttttcctggttaaaaacagcaaagtgtttcctggtttcatctcctctctctgagctgcagagtttactgcttaaaaagctgaacgtgtgcagaacacatcagagcacagtgctgatagctgagggcacttataaacgcaccctcagcgttcacgtttgatctgagatattgagacctgtgtggctcggtctgtccagctccagttagaatatgttggttagcgtaggttagcttagggaaatcttttgtgtgaacttcaaaaggatctaagtcttcttcctctctgtcattgcagaaacgtaGAGCcaaagagggatccagatggcactgctgtaaggactgtgggaaagttatcaaacaatcaaatctgaggtatcatcagaggtttcatacaggagagaagccatacagctgtgaccagtgtggggcagctttcactagattatctcatctaaagagacaccaacatattcacacaggagagaagccatacagctgtggtcagtgtggggcagctttcaatgatttatctaatctaaagacacaccaacgtgttcacacaggagagaaacctttcagctgtggtcagtgtggggcagctttcactagattatctgatctaaagacacaccaacgtagtcacacaggagtgaaacctttcagctgtggtcagtgtggggcagctttcactgatttatctaatctaaagagacaccaacgtattcacacaggagagaaacctttcagctgtggtcagtgtggggcagttttcactgcattaggtagtctaaagacacaccaacgtattcacacaggagagaaacctttcagctgtggtcagtgtggggcagctttcactgatttatctaatctaaagagacaccaacgtattcacacaggagagaaacctttcagctgtggtcagtgtggggcagctttcactgcattaggtagtctaaagacacaccaacgtattcacacaggagagaaacctttcagctgtggtcagtgtggggcagctttcaatagattatctaatctaaagacacaccaacgtattcacacaggagagaaacctttcagctgtggtcagtgtggggcagctttcactagattatctgatctaaagacacaccaacgtattcacacaggagtgaaacctttcagctgtggtcagtgtggggcagctttcactagattatctgatctaaagacacaccaacgtattcacacaggagagaagcctttcagctgtggtcagtgtggggcagctttcactacattatctagtctaaagacacaccaacgtattcacgcaggagagaagcctttcagctgtggtcagtgtggggcagctttcactacattatctagtctaaagacacaccaacgtattcacgcaggagagaaacctttcagctgtggtcagtgtggggcagctttcactgatttatctaatctaaagagacaccaacgtattcacacaggagagaaacctttcagctgtggtcagtgtggggcagctttcaatagattatctcatctaaagacacaccaacgtattcacacaggagagaagccttacagttgtggtcagtgtggggcagctttcactacattatctcatctaaaggcacaccaacgtattcacacaggagagagacctttcagctgtggtcagtgtggggcagctttcactcaattatctcatctaaagagacaccaacgtattcacacaggtgagaagcctttcagctgtggtcagtgtggggcagctttcaatgatttatctaatctaaagacacaccaacgtgttcacacaggagagaaacctttcagctgtggtcagtgtggggcagctttcaatgatttatctaatctaaagacacaccaacgtattcacacaggagtgaagcctttcatctgtggtcagtgtggggcagctttcactcaattaggtcatctaaagggacaccaacgtattcacacaggagagaaacctttcagctgtggtcagtgtggggcagctttcactcgattagatagtctaaagagacaccaacgtagtcacactgcagagaaatgattggcttaaatcaacaacaatttttacggcagataagcaaacattcacctgggagcagcaactggaactaccaatcagaagccttgcctttgttcagattaaaaatcttctttgtggattaccaccttctcttgtaaggactttagttctgaatgttctgtggggagcacatgtttgaagaaccattgaaagtgctttataatttgttgggattgctttaactggggacggatctcccgacgttcaagacaaacatggcatcaatagtgagttgatggacagaacaaaatgcagtctgtttgaaagtagcaacatgtttattctgttatactgaacttatttgttttgtttaaagttaagctccacaaagtagctttgcaccagctgtgagtatttctgtaaacatctgaagaagcaatatatcatttcagtttgatgtgaagtcgagctttacactcgtctgtatttcattgttctgcatttcattaaagggcagatgttaacttttctcatgcttttcatgttcttgctacacagatatttttgaagaaattgTGTGTTtagttacgagggaaagttgacccttatcatcttccccaaagacccagaaatctttaacgcagtctgaaaaaggtttggagttgttccctgtacttcccagacagctgtatgatgctgatgactgaagctgaaagttaaggctgttccaacactaaaagggcacgaggctcaacttcaaactgtgaaactctttcaaatgtctgttgtgttggaatcagatgtgtgaacgcattttagtccaaacgtcatggctgcactgagggaaaaggtaGCTAAACAGGCTAAcgctactttgaattgaaccgtttaacacgaggaaactgaactgatctgtttgttgcttctacaactgctcagttactcacacaatcaggtactgagcagatttacccaacagacattctgctgtaatctcagatgctctcaatcgcgctgctcacgttgttttagtccacaactcttcttcttcttcttattctgccccgacggctgcacaacttacccagaacacccgttggcagagtgtgcacacgacacccttatactttattggattgtacCTCAAACTCAAATgctgatcatttaaacctgcttcaggctgtttttgttcctttttttttttttttttgttttgttttgttagtttagtttagtttattccaAGCAAAAAAATTATACAGAACAAGCGGCTAAGTACATTACAATTTTTGTACAATACACAAACTGAACTAATTCGTAGTATTTTAGAAGTACATTTATACAACTTAGATTCAAATAAGCTTGGAAAGCTTagaaggagcgtctctgcagcccagatgttgaacagctggctgtgagtttctgtccatgttgtctgatgacagagttcacctgagttacctgctgacgctgtgtgtgacatcatcagctgagctgttgctaagctacagaaacaacagcccgacccactgatggagacctctgaaggtttctaccacaccttcctctctgctacacttcagctgattacattttattaagttctctgtaacagcagctgatctttaatAATAACTAATCCTGCAGGGATATAATTTACCTTCAGGGATTAATGAGTATTGTtgagttgaattcaactgatcTCATTTACAAAACTGATTTTGTTTGATTCATTGAAATGTTGATAAAACTTTATCATAAAATCACATTCACCTAGTTAATGATAAAGTTTCCCGTCTCATGGCCTCCCCGTCCCAACGAGATGCTGTAAGGTGTGGTTGAGGTGCAGctttgagctttctttctgaGGCAGAAACTGAAGTGTTTTACCTTCTGTCAGTGTGAGGTCCCAGCCTGGAGCCCTGAGGCGCCCCTGAGTGTGAGAGTCTCTCCCCTCGCCATCCTGGACACATGCCTAAAGTCTCTGAAGGATAGGTGGAGGCTCTAAGTTATGGGGAAATGTCTTCATTTGTAACATTCagtcacaaaacaaaagaaactccTTAAGGCTAAAATAACTTCAATGATTACAAATCGGTGGAGGTCTGCTTGGGGCCCAAATGCTAATAACTCCTTTCAACAGCGGCATTCCTCATCAACTGTGACAAACGGGCATTTGTAAagtcattaataaaaatgtagGAGGATCTCCGGGTGAGAAGGAGCAGGAACAACGAGCGCACAAAGACAAAAGGTGCTGGAGCAGAGCTGATGACCCCCTGAGAAATCTgccaggagccgccactgagtTACTATGATAAAACCTGCatgtaaagcagaaataaatgg containing:
- the LOC142369455 gene encoding uncharacterized protein LOC142369455, giving the protein MKGGKSSEGYSIILSCLPSNFSCAGTRGPQGPRGFHTGEKPYSCDQCGAAFTRLSHLKRHQHIHTGEKPYSCGQCGAAFNDLSNLKTHQRVHTGEKPFSCGQCGAAFTRLSDLKTHQRSHTGVKPFSCGQCGAAFTDLSNLKRHQRIHTGEKPFSCGQCGAVFTALGSLKTHQRIHTGEKPFSCGQCGAAFTDLSNLKRHQRIHTGEKPFSCGQCGAAFTALGSLKTHQRIHTGEKPFSCGQCGAAFNRLSNLKTHQRIHTGEKPFSCGQCGAAFTRLSDLKTHQRIHTGVKPFSCGQCGAAFTRLSDLKTHQRIHTGEKPFSCGQCGAAFTTLSSLKTHQRIHAGEKPFSCGQCGAAFTTLSSLKTHQRIHAGEKPFSCGQCGAAFTDLSNLKRHQRIHTGEKPFSCGQCGAAFNRLSHLKTHQRIHTGEKPYSCGQCGAAFTTLSHLKAHQRIHTGERPFSCGQCGAAFTQLSHLKRHQRIHTGEKPFSCGQCGAAFNDLSNLKTHQRVHTGEKPFSCGQCGAAFNDLSNLKTHQRIHTGVKPFICGQCGAAFTQLGHLKGHQRIHTGEKPFSCGQCGAAFTRLDSLKRHQRSHTAEK